In the Telopea speciosissima isolate NSW1024214 ecotype Mountain lineage chromosome 2, Tspe_v1, whole genome shotgun sequence genome, one interval contains:
- the LOC122651103 gene encoding uncharacterized protein LOC122651103 — translation MNKTLICLIPKTRHLESADQFRSISLCNVTLKIATKLIADRLRGALDSIISPAQSAFIHRRLISDNILIVHEVFHYIKKRKKDWTKLFALKLDMRKAYNRLDWRFVEAILSRLGFHHRWVQLVMECIRSVSYSLLINGSTKVTINPSCGIRQADPLSSALFILCSQVLSSVITAAEANGSIQGIRVRNRGPKMTHLLFADDCLLFGQANLQEVTTLKDCLELYCKASGQEVKSSLTFSPNTHSSFKRWFSKIIKIPYDDGPSKHLGLPTEFGTSKAILFNDLKDKTLKRMQGWKQNLLSHAGKEVLLKSIAFYMSNFASSHFKLLSSFHSQIRKVTTNFYWGDSTNKNKIYWVSGSRLCRSKQKGGLSFKDPKLENQALLSKLAWRL, via the coding sequence ATGAACAAAACCCTCATTTGTCTCATCCCAAAGACAAGACACCTTGAATCGGCAGACCAATTTCGATCTATTAGCCTATGTAATGTCACTCTGAAGATTGCTACTAAGCTTATTGCAGATAGACTTCGAGGCGCTCTTGATAGTATTATTTCTCCAGCTCAATCAGCATTCATCCATAGAAGGCTGATCTCTGACAATATATTAATAGTGCACGAAGTCTTCCATTAcatcaagaagaggaagaaggattGGACAAAGCTGTTTGCACTCAAGCTAGACATGCGTAAGGCATACAATCGACTTGATTGGAGATTTGTGGAAGCAATTCTATCAAGATTAGGTTTTCATCACCGATGGGTTCAGCTTGTGATGGAGTGCATCAGATCGGTTTCATATAGTCTGCTTATTAATGGATCAACAAAAGTCACAATCAATCCTTCATGTGGCATTAGGCAGGCTGACCCACTGTCATCGGCCTTGTTTATTCTATGTTCTCAAGTTCTATCATCAGTTATCACTGCGGCAGAAGCTAATGGATCAATTCAGGGTATTAGAGTAAGAAATAGAGGTCCAAAAATGACGCACTTACTCTTTGCCGATgattgtcttctctttggtcAAGCAAATCTCCAGGAAGTTACTACTCTTAAAGATTGCCTTGAATTGTATTGTAAAGCTTCAGGCCAGGAGGTGAAGTCTTCCTTAACTTTTAGTCCTAACACCCACAGTAGCTTCAAAAGATGGTTCTCAAAGATTATCAAAATCCCATATGATGATGGACCCTCCAAACACTTAGGTCTCCCAACGGAGTTTGGAACTTCAAAAGCTATCTTGTTCAATGATTTGAAAGATAAAACTTTGAAGCGAATGCAGGGTTGGAAGCAAAACTTGCTCTCACATGCTGGTAAAGAGGTGCTCTTAAAGTCTATAGCTTTCTATATGTCCAACTTTGCAAGTTCTCATTTCAAGTTGTTATCCTCCTTTCACTCACAAATAAGGAAAGTTACCACTAATTTCTATTGGGGAGACTCAACAAATAAGAACAAGATCTATTGGGTGTCTGGGTCTCGCTTATGCAGATCTAAACAAAAAGGTGGCTTGAGCTTCAAAGACCCAAAACTCGAAAATCAAGCCTTACTATCTAAACTTGCTTGGCGGCTCTAA